Proteins found in one Xyrauchen texanus isolate HMW12.3.18 chromosome 30, RBS_HiC_50CHRs, whole genome shotgun sequence genomic segment:
- the LOC127623955 gene encoding protein unc-93 homolog A-like, which translates to MITHDTKNVLVVSFGFLLLFTAYGGLQSLQSSLNAEDGMGVISISVIYGAIILSSMFLPPIMIKNLGCKWTIVISMGCYVAYSFGNLSPGWASLMSTSAILGFGGSPLWSAKCTYLTISANKQGQKLNKKSQDIINQYFGVFFFIFQTSTVWGNLMSSLIFGQDSNIAEIPEENLQYCGAGLCIENFTTTGNTTRPEKRLVDILLGCYIGVGLLAIIFVALFLDNIDRDLAREFRKNKGNVSFCSTILSTFKLMRNPKLLLLIPLTIYSGFEQSFLDGEYTKNYVTCALGIHYVGFVMICFGAVNSLCSFAFGRLAAYTGRIPLFCLAALINLGCILGLLYWKPHPDQLPVFFVFSALWGMADAVWQIQTNALYGILFADHKEAAFANYRMWESLGFVIAFAYSTYICLSTKIYIILTLLAVTMVTYLFVEYKEYKQPTEQMIYVFNSEKTDLKDEKYVKIRENLNEKYVVSQTHF; encoded by the exons ATGATAACCCATGATACCAAAAATGTCCTTGTGGTTTCTTTTGGATTTTTGCTCTTATTTACGGCATATGGAGGGCTACAAAGTTTACAG AGCAGTCTGAATGCAGAGGATGGAATGGGCGTTATATCAATTAGTGTGATCTATGGAGCCATTATACTGTCCTCGATGTTTCTGCCTCCCATAATGATCAAAAATCTGGGCTGCAAATGGACCATCGTTATTTCCATGGGATGTTATGTGGCATATTCCTTTGGAAACCTATCGCCAGGCTG GGCAAGCCTGATGTCCACCTCGGCCATTCTGGGTTTTGGAGGTTCACCACTTTGGTCAGCAAAATGCACTTATCTTACAATAAGTGCCAACAAGCAAGGCCAGAAACTCAACAAGAAAAGCCAGGACATCATAAACCAGTACTTTGGTGTCTTCTTCTTCATTTTCCAGACTTCGACAGTGTGGGGCAACCTCATGTCATCTCTGATATTTGGACAGGACTCTAACATAG CTGAAATCCCAGAGGAGAACTTGCAGTACTGTGGAGCGGGGTTATGCATTGAGAATTTTACCACCACTGGAAACACAACCCGTCCAGAAAAACGCCTAGTGGATATACTATTAGGCTGCTACATTG GTGTGGGGCTTCTGGCCATAATATTTGTTGCTCTGTTTCTGGACAACATAGACCGAGATCTGGCCAGAGAATTTCGGAAAAACAAGGGCAATGTATCCTTTTGTAGCACCATCCTGTCCACCTTTAAACTCATGAGAAACCCCAAATTGTTGCTGCTCATTCCATTGACCATATACAGTGGGTTTGAACAAAGCTTTCTTGATGGCGAATATACAAAG AACTATGTGACATGTGCGTTAGGAATACATTATGTTGGCTTTGTCATGATCTGCTTCGGTGCTGTAAACTCCTTGTGCTCATTTGCTTTTGGGAGACTGGCAGCATACACTGGAAGAATTCCCCTCTTTTGCTTGG CTGCACTGATAAATCTGGGCTGTATTTTGGGTCTGCTGTACTGGAAGCCTCATCCAGACCAGCTGcctgtattttttgtgttttctgcccTGTGGGGCATGGCAGATGCTGTGTGGCAAATACAAACCAATG CACTGTATGGTATTCTCTTTGCTGATCACAAAGAAGCTGCATTTGCCAACTACCGCATGTGGGAGTCACTTGGTTTTGTAATAGCCTTCGCTTACAGCACATACATCTGCTTGTCTACCaagatttacattattttaactcTTCTGGCCGTAACCATGGTAACTTACCTATTTGTCGAGTACAAAGAGTACAAGCAACCAACTGAACAAATGATTTACGTGTTTAATTCAGAGAAGACTGACCTCAAAGatgaaaaatatgttaaaatacgtgaaaatttgaatgaaaaatatgTTGTTAGCCAGACACATTTTTAA
- the LOC127624344 gene encoding protein unc-93 homolog A-like isoform X1, whose translation MITRDTKNVLVVSFGFLLLFTAYGGLQSLQSSLNAEDGMGVISLSVIYGAIILSSMFLPPIMIKNLGCKWTIVISMGCYVAYSFGNLSPGWASLMSTSAILGFGGSPLWSAKCTYLTISGNMQGQKLNKKSQDIINQYFGVFFFIFQTSTVWGNLMSSLIFGQDSNIAEIPEENLQYCGAGLCIENFTTTGNTTRPEKRLVDILLGCYIGVGLLAIIFVALLLDNIDRDLAREFRKNKGNVSFCSTILSTFKLMRNPKLLLLIPLTIYSGFEQSFLAGEYTKNYVTCALGIHYVGFVMICFGAVNSLCSFAFGRLAAYTGRIPLFCLAALINLGCILGLLYWKPHPDQLPVFFVFSALWGMADAVWQTQTNALYGILFADHKEAAFANYRMWESLGFVIAFAYSTYICLSTKIYIILTLLAVTMVTYLFVEYKEYKQPTEQMIYVFNSEKTDLKDEKYVKIRENMNEKYVVSQTHF comes from the exons ATGATAACCCGTGATACCAAAAATGTCCTTGTGGTTTCTTTTGGATTTTTGCTCTTATTTACGGCATATGGAGGGCTACAAAGTTTACAG AGCAGTCTGAATGCAGAGGATGGAATGGGCGTTATATCACTTAGTGTGATCTATGGAGCCATTATACTGTCCTCGATGTTTCTGCCTCCCATAATGATCAAAAATCTGGGCTGCAAATGGACCATCGTTATTTCCATGGGATGTTATGTGGCATATTCCTTTGGAAACCTATCGCCAGGCTG GGCAAGCCTGATGTCCACCTCGGCCATTCTGGGTTTTGGAGGTTCACCACTTTGGTCAGCAAAATGCACTTATCTCACAATAAGTGGCAACATGCAAGGCCAGAAACTCAACAAGAAAAGCCAGGACATCATAAACCAGTACTTTGGTGTCTTCTTCTTCATTTTCCAGACTTCGACAGTGTGGGGCAACCTCATGTCATCTCTGATATTTGGACAGGACTCTAACATAG CTGAAATCCCAGAGGAGAACTTGCAGTACTGTGGAGCGGGGTTATGCATTGAGAATTTTACCACCACTGGAAACACAACCCGTCCAGAAAAACGCCTAGTGGATATACTATTAGGCTGCTACATTG GTGTGGGGCTTCTGGCCATAATATTTGTTGCTCTGCTTCTGGACAACATAGACCGCGATCTGGCCAGAGAATTTCGGAAAAACAAGGGCAATGTATCCTTTTGTAGCACCATCCTGTCCACCTTTAAACTCATGAGAAACCCCAAATTGTTGCTGCTCATTCCATTGACCATATACAGTGGGTTTGAACAAAGCTTTCTTGCTGGCGAATATACAAAG AACTATGTGACATGTGCGTTAGGAATACATTATGTTGGCTTTGTCATGATCTGCTTCGGTGCTGTAAACTCCTTGTGCTCATTTGCTTTTGGGAGACTGGCAGCATACACTGGAAGAATTCCCCTCTTTTGCTTGG CTGCACTGATAAATCTGGGCTGTATTTTGGGTCTGCTGTACTGGAAGCCTCATCCAGACCAGCTGcctgtattttttgtgttttctgcccTGTGGGGCATGGCAGATGCTGTGTGGCAAACACAAACCAATG CACTGTATGGTATTCTCTTTGCTGATCACAAAGAAGCTGCATTTGCCAACTACCGCATGTGGGAGTCACTTGGTTTTGTAATAGCCTTCGCTTACAGCACATACATCTGCTTGTCTACCaagatttacattattttaactcTTCTGGCCGTAACCATGGTAACTTACCTATTTGTCGAGTACAAAGAGTACAAGCAACCAACCGAACAAATGATTTACGTGTTTAATTCAGAGAAGACTGACCTCAAAGatgaaaaatatgttaaaatacgtgaaaatatgaatgaaaaataTGTTGTTAGCCAGACACATTTTTAA
- the LOC127624344 gene encoding protein unc-93 homolog A-like isoform X2: MSTSAILGFGGSPLWSAKCTYLTISGNMQGQKLNKKSQDIINQYFGVFFFIFQTSTVWGNLMSSLIFGQDSNIAEIPEENLQYCGAGLCIENFTTTGNTTRPEKRLVDILLGCYIGVGLLAIIFVALLLDNIDRDLAREFRKNKGNVSFCSTILSTFKLMRNPKLLLLIPLTIYSGFEQSFLAGEYTKNYVTCALGIHYVGFVMICFGAVNSLCSFAFGRLAAYTGRIPLFCLAALINLGCILGLLYWKPHPDQLPVFFVFSALWGMADAVWQTQTNALYGILFADHKEAAFANYRMWESLGFVIAFAYSTYICLSTKIYIILTLLAVTMVTYLFVEYKEYKQPTEQMIYVFNSEKTDLKDEKYVKIRENMNEKYVVSQTHF, translated from the exons ATGTCCACCTCGGCCATTCTGGGTTTTGGAGGTTCACCACTTTGGTCAGCAAAATGCACTTATCTCACAATAAGTGGCAACATGCAAGGCCAGAAACTCAACAAGAAAAGCCAGGACATCATAAACCAGTACTTTGGTGTCTTCTTCTTCATTTTCCAGACTTCGACAGTGTGGGGCAACCTCATGTCATCTCTGATATTTGGACAGGACTCTAACATAG CTGAAATCCCAGAGGAGAACTTGCAGTACTGTGGAGCGGGGTTATGCATTGAGAATTTTACCACCACTGGAAACACAACCCGTCCAGAAAAACGCCTAGTGGATATACTATTAGGCTGCTACATTG GTGTGGGGCTTCTGGCCATAATATTTGTTGCTCTGCTTCTGGACAACATAGACCGCGATCTGGCCAGAGAATTTCGGAAAAACAAGGGCAATGTATCCTTTTGTAGCACCATCCTGTCCACCTTTAAACTCATGAGAAACCCCAAATTGTTGCTGCTCATTCCATTGACCATATACAGTGGGTTTGAACAAAGCTTTCTTGCTGGCGAATATACAAAG AACTATGTGACATGTGCGTTAGGAATACATTATGTTGGCTTTGTCATGATCTGCTTCGGTGCTGTAAACTCCTTGTGCTCATTTGCTTTTGGGAGACTGGCAGCATACACTGGAAGAATTCCCCTCTTTTGCTTGG CTGCACTGATAAATCTGGGCTGTATTTTGGGTCTGCTGTACTGGAAGCCTCATCCAGACCAGCTGcctgtattttttgtgttttctgcccTGTGGGGCATGGCAGATGCTGTGTGGCAAACACAAACCAATG CACTGTATGGTATTCTCTTTGCTGATCACAAAGAAGCTGCATTTGCCAACTACCGCATGTGGGAGTCACTTGGTTTTGTAATAGCCTTCGCTTACAGCACATACATCTGCTTGTCTACCaagatttacattattttaactcTTCTGGCCGTAACCATGGTAACTTACCTATTTGTCGAGTACAAAGAGTACAAGCAACCAACCGAACAAATGATTTACGTGTTTAATTCAGAGAAGACTGACCTCAAAGatgaaaaatatgttaaaatacgtgaaaatatgaatgaaaaataTGTTGTTAGCCAGACACATTTTTAA